A genome region from Camelina sativa cultivar DH55 chromosome 10, Cs, whole genome shotgun sequence includes the following:
- the LOC104719189 gene encoding auxilin-related protein 2 isoform X1 gives MDDFTGLLARDFGLKPQGKSAPMAPQSNSSAADFNSFASSYSFANAAGKKSDPSPVFDDLGRDGDDLLFKDVFSGPTPKYGSSSGDSRSPSAPAFDYDAMFKEPKSKSASVPVYDKPVYDDEDVFESIPELQIPSTSSHSARFENVFSSISTSPAKHRKQNSSPFDDLMGTNLGKTETDSDRENKGSSVFDDLIPGFGRTSSPPPKRSTSEISQSQKFPYQPAKTSSNLVEEDPFVVLEESASTPREPFMGGFTDPLEEIGKFNSSSNRNTDHASVHGGVFVEIDPLDSLGKSGPDMNSRSQSHLKQPGNISGSQSPVESSRSYHSKKASFDDVLEPQNTSAPPPTSTEGSFESSDDVWLTVSEIPLFTEPTSAPPPARPPPPRPTRPVKKKVNEPSISSSTNHHSYVPSSVRASVNSPTASQMDELDDFSMGRKQTAANGHPEPTSGEDSDVFSDAVASAAAMKDAMDRAEAKFRHAKERREKENLKASRSREGDHMENHDSRERELREKQVRLERERAEREAEMEKAQEKEREDREREQKRIERERERLLARQAVERATREARERAAAEAHAKVQRAAVGKASDARERAERAAVQRAHAEARERAAAGAREKAEKAAAEARERANAEAREKEARVRAERAAVERAAAEARGRAAAQAKAKHQQETNNDLDSFFNSVSRPNSAPRQRTNPLDPFQDSWNKGGSFESSRPSSQVPSRATENLRKTSSATNIVDDLSSIFGAPASQSGGFQDVDGETEERRRARLERHQRTQERAAKALAEKNERDLQVQREQAEKDRIGETLDVEIRRWGAGKEGNLRALLSTLQYVLWPGCGWQPVSLTDLITGASVKKVYRKATLCIHPDKVQQKGANLQQKYIAEKVFDMLKEAWNKFNSEELF, from the exons ATGGATGATTTCACAGGATTGTTAGCGAGAGACTTCGGATTGAAACCACAGGGCAAATCAGCTCCGATGGCTCCTCAATCGAACTCTTCTGCCGCTGATTTCAACAGTTTCGCTTCTTCCTACAGCTTCGCCAACGCCGCCGGGAAAAAGTCCGATCCTTCGCCGGTGTTTGACGATCTTGGCCGCGATGGTGATGATCTTCTCTTCAAAGATGTGTTTAGCGGTCCAACACCAAAGTACGGATCCTCTTCTGGTGATTCTCGTTCTCCATCTGCACCGGCCTTTGACTATGATGCTATGTTTAAGGAACCCAAATCCAAATCAGCGTCCGTGCCGGTCTATGACAAGCCTGTCTACGATGATGAGGATGTGTTTGAGTCTATTCCTGAGCTCCAAATCCCTTCCACTTCTTCCCACTCAGCTAGGTTTGAGAACGTTTTCTCTTCCATCTCCACCTCACCTGCAAAGCACAGGAAACAGAACAGTTCTCCCTTCGATGATCTCATGGGCACCAATTTGGGGAAAACTGAGACAGACAGTGACCGAGAGAACAAGGGTAGCTCcgtttttgatgatttgattccCGGCTTTGGTCGCACTAGCTCCCCTCCACCTAAACG GTCTACTTCAGAAATCAGTCAATCCCAGAAATTTCCGTATCAACCTGCCAAGACATCTTCCAATCTTGTGGAAGAAGACCCATTTGTAGTCTTGGAGGAGTCTGCGTCAACCCCTAGAGAACCTTTCATGGGAGGTTTCACTGATCCATTGGAGGAAATTGGTAAATTCAATAGCTCCAGCAACAGAAATACTGATCATGCATCTGTCCATGGAGGAGTATTTGTTGAAATTGACCCCCTCGATAGTCTTGGAAAATCAGGCCCAGATATGAATAGTAGAAGCCAGAGTCATTTAAAACAACCAGGAAACATCAGTGGCTCCCAGTCACCTGTAGAAAGTTCTAGGAGTTACCATTCTAAGAAAGCTTCATTTGACGATGTTTTAGAGCCACAAAATACGAGTGCTCCACCACCTACCAGTACAGAAGGAAGTTTTGAGTCATCTGATGATGTGTGGCTTACTGTATCTGAGATCCCTCTCTTTACGGAACCTACTAGTGCTCCGCCACCTGCGAGACCTCCACCACCAAGACCTACACGTCCTGTAAAAAAGAAGGTCAACGAGCCTTCTATATCGAGCTCCACTAACCACCACTCTTATGTTCCTAGCTCAGTTAGAGCTTCTGTCAATAGCCCAACAGCATCTCAAATGGATGAACTTGATGATTTTTCTATGGGCAGAAAGCAGACCGCTGCAAATGGACACCCTGAACCTACCTCTGGTGAAGATTCTGATGTTTTCTCTGATGCTGTTGCATCAGCTGCTGCCATGAAGGATGCCATGGATAGAGCAGAAGCGAAGTTTAGACATGCTAAggaaaggagagagaaagaaaatttgaaGGCAAGTAGAAGCAGAGAAGGAGATCACATGGAGAATCATGATTCTCGGGAAAGGGAACTTCGAGAAAAGCAAGTGAGATTGGAGCGTGAAAGGGCAGAGAGGGAGGCAGAGATGGAAAAAGCCcaggagaaggagagagaggatagagaaagagagcagaaaagaattgagagagaaagggaaagaCTATTGGCAAGGCAAGCCGTAGAGAGGGCTACAAGGGAAGCACGTGAAAGAGCAGCCGCTGAAGCTCATGCGAAAGTTCAGAGAGCTGCTGTTGGGAAGGCTTCCGATGCCCGAGAGCGTGCAGAAAGAGCAGCGGTTCAAAGAGCCCATGCTGAAGCACGTGAAAGGGCAGCTGCAGGGGCACGAGAAAAAGCTGAGAAAGCTGCAGCAGAAGCTAGAGAAAGGGCGAATGCTGAAGCGCGGGAGAAGGAAGCAAGGGTTAGGGCAGAACGAGCTGCTGTGGAAAGGGCAGCTGCTGAGGCACGTGGAAGGGCAGCTGCCCAAGCTAAAGCTAAGCATCAGCAAGAAACTAACAATGATCTTGACTCCTTCTTTAACTCGGTTTCTAGACCAAACAGTGCTCCACGACAGAGAACCAACCCTTTG GATCCTTTCCAGGATTCATGGAACAAAGGAGGATCTTTCGAATCTAGCAGGCCATCTTCGCAAGTGCCCTCTAGAGCAACAGAGAACTTGAGAAAGACCTCTTCAGCAACAAACATTGTTGATGATCTCAGTTCAATATTTGGAG CTCCAGCTTCCCAGTCTGGTGGTTTTCAAGATGTGGATGGAGAAACTGAAGAGAGACGACGTGCCAGGCTGGAACGCCACCAGAGGACACAGGAGCGGGCT GCGAAAGCACTTGCTGAGAAAAATGAACGTGATCTTCAAGTACAAAGAGAACAAGCTGAGAAAGAT AGGATTGGTGAGACCCTGGATGTTGAGATAAGACGTTGGGGTGCGGGGAAGGAGGGAAACTTGCGTGCTCTGCTTTCGACGTTACAATAT GTTCTTTGGCCAGGATGTGGTTGGCAGCCTGTTTCATTGACCGATTTAATTACCGGTGCATCTGTCAAGAAAGTTTACAGGAAGGCTACTCTCTGTATACATCCTGACAAAGTTCAGCAAAAAGGCGCTAATCTCCAGCAGAAATACATTGCCGAGAAAGTTTTCGACATGCTCAAA GAAGCATGGAACAAGTTCAACTCCGAagaacttttttga
- the LOC104719189 gene encoding auxilin-related protein 2 isoform X3, with protein sequence MDDFTGLLARDFGLKPQGKSAPMAPQSNSSAADFNSFASSYSFANAAGKKSDPSPVFDDLGRDGDDLLFKDVFSGPTPKYGSSSGDSRSPSAPAFDYDAMFKEPKSKSASVPVYDKPVYDDEDVFESIPELQIPSTSSHSARFENVFSSISTSPAKHRKQNSSPFDDLMGTNLGKTETDSDRENKGSSVFDDLIPGFGRTSSPPPKRSTSEISQSQKFPYQPAKTSSNLVEEDPFVVLEESASTPREPFMGGFTDPLEEIGKFNSSSNRNTDHASVHGGVFVEIDPLDSLGKSGPDMNSRSQSHLKQPGNISGSQSPVESSRSYHSKKASFDDVLEPQNTSAPPPTSTEGSFESSDDVWLTVSEIPLFTEPTSAPPPARPPPPRPTRPVKKKVNEPSISSSTNHHSYVPSSVRASVNSPTASQMDELDDFSMGRKQTAANGHPEPTSGEDSDVFSDAVASAAAMKDAMDRAEAKFRHAKERREKENLKASRSREGDHMENHDSRERELREKQVRLERERAEREAEMEKAQEKEREDREREQKRIERERERLLARQAVERATREARERAAAEAHAKVQRAAVGKASDARERAERAAVQRAHAEARERAAAGAREKAEKAAAEARERANAEAREKEARVRAERAAVERAAAEARGRAAAQAKAKHQQETNNDLDSFFNSVSRPNSAPRQRTNPLDPFQDSWNKGGSFESSRPSSQVPSRATENLRKTSSATNIVDDLSSIFGAPASQSGGFQDVDGETEERRRARLERHQRTQERAAKALAEKNERDLQVQREQAEKDPVV encoded by the exons ATGGATGATTTCACAGGATTGTTAGCGAGAGACTTCGGATTGAAACCACAGGGCAAATCAGCTCCGATGGCTCCTCAATCGAACTCTTCTGCCGCTGATTTCAACAGTTTCGCTTCTTCCTACAGCTTCGCCAACGCCGCCGGGAAAAAGTCCGATCCTTCGCCGGTGTTTGACGATCTTGGCCGCGATGGTGATGATCTTCTCTTCAAAGATGTGTTTAGCGGTCCAACACCAAAGTACGGATCCTCTTCTGGTGATTCTCGTTCTCCATCTGCACCGGCCTTTGACTATGATGCTATGTTTAAGGAACCCAAATCCAAATCAGCGTCCGTGCCGGTCTATGACAAGCCTGTCTACGATGATGAGGATGTGTTTGAGTCTATTCCTGAGCTCCAAATCCCTTCCACTTCTTCCCACTCAGCTAGGTTTGAGAACGTTTTCTCTTCCATCTCCACCTCACCTGCAAAGCACAGGAAACAGAACAGTTCTCCCTTCGATGATCTCATGGGCACCAATTTGGGGAAAACTGAGACAGACAGTGACCGAGAGAACAAGGGTAGCTCcgtttttgatgatttgattccCGGCTTTGGTCGCACTAGCTCCCCTCCACCTAAACG GTCTACTTCAGAAATCAGTCAATCCCAGAAATTTCCGTATCAACCTGCCAAGACATCTTCCAATCTTGTGGAAGAAGACCCATTTGTAGTCTTGGAGGAGTCTGCGTCAACCCCTAGAGAACCTTTCATGGGAGGTTTCACTGATCCATTGGAGGAAATTGGTAAATTCAATAGCTCCAGCAACAGAAATACTGATCATGCATCTGTCCATGGAGGAGTATTTGTTGAAATTGACCCCCTCGATAGTCTTGGAAAATCAGGCCCAGATATGAATAGTAGAAGCCAGAGTCATTTAAAACAACCAGGAAACATCAGTGGCTCCCAGTCACCTGTAGAAAGTTCTAGGAGTTACCATTCTAAGAAAGCTTCATTTGACGATGTTTTAGAGCCACAAAATACGAGTGCTCCACCACCTACCAGTACAGAAGGAAGTTTTGAGTCATCTGATGATGTGTGGCTTACTGTATCTGAGATCCCTCTCTTTACGGAACCTACTAGTGCTCCGCCACCTGCGAGACCTCCACCACCAAGACCTACACGTCCTGTAAAAAAGAAGGTCAACGAGCCTTCTATATCGAGCTCCACTAACCACCACTCTTATGTTCCTAGCTCAGTTAGAGCTTCTGTCAATAGCCCAACAGCATCTCAAATGGATGAACTTGATGATTTTTCTATGGGCAGAAAGCAGACCGCTGCAAATGGACACCCTGAACCTACCTCTGGTGAAGATTCTGATGTTTTCTCTGATGCTGTTGCATCAGCTGCTGCCATGAAGGATGCCATGGATAGAGCAGAAGCGAAGTTTAGACATGCTAAggaaaggagagagaaagaaaatttgaaGGCAAGTAGAAGCAGAGAAGGAGATCACATGGAGAATCATGATTCTCGGGAAAGGGAACTTCGAGAAAAGCAAGTGAGATTGGAGCGTGAAAGGGCAGAGAGGGAGGCAGAGATGGAAAAAGCCcaggagaaggagagagaggatagagaaagagagcagaaaagaattgagagagaaagggaaagaCTATTGGCAAGGCAAGCCGTAGAGAGGGCTACAAGGGAAGCACGTGAAAGAGCAGCCGCTGAAGCTCATGCGAAAGTTCAGAGAGCTGCTGTTGGGAAGGCTTCCGATGCCCGAGAGCGTGCAGAAAGAGCAGCGGTTCAAAGAGCCCATGCTGAAGCACGTGAAAGGGCAGCTGCAGGGGCACGAGAAAAAGCTGAGAAAGCTGCAGCAGAAGCTAGAGAAAGGGCGAATGCTGAAGCGCGGGAGAAGGAAGCAAGGGTTAGGGCAGAACGAGCTGCTGTGGAAAGGGCAGCTGCTGAGGCACGTGGAAGGGCAGCTGCCCAAGCTAAAGCTAAGCATCAGCAAGAAACTAACAATGATCTTGACTCCTTCTTTAACTCGGTTTCTAGACCAAACAGTGCTCCACGACAGAGAACCAACCCTTTG GATCCTTTCCAGGATTCATGGAACAAAGGAGGATCTTTCGAATCTAGCAGGCCATCTTCGCAAGTGCCCTCTAGAGCAACAGAGAACTTGAGAAAGACCTCTTCAGCAACAAACATTGTTGATGATCTCAGTTCAATATTTGGAG CTCCAGCTTCCCAGTCTGGTGGTTTTCAAGATGTGGATGGAGAAACTGAAGAGAGACGACGTGCCAGGCTGGAACGCCACCAGAGGACACAGGAGCGGGCT GCGAAAGCACTTGCTGAGAAAAATGAACGTGATCTTCAAGTACAAAGAGAACAAGCTGAGAAAGAT CCAGTAGTGTAA
- the LOC104719189 gene encoding auxilin-related protein 2 isoform X2 yields MDDFTGLLARDFGLKPQGKSAPMAPQSNSSAADFNSFASSYSFANAAGKKSDPSPVFDDLGRDGDDLLFKDVFSGPTPKYGSSSGDSRSPSAPAFDYDAMFKEPKSKSASVPVYDKPVYDDEDVFESIPELQIPSTSSHSARFENVFSSISTSPAKHRKQNSSPFDDLMGTNLGKTETDSDRENKGSSVFDDLIPGFGRTSSPPPKRSTSEISQSQKFPYQPAKTSSNLVEEDPFVVLEESASTPREPFMGGFTDPLEEIGKFNSSSNRNTDHASVHGGVFVEIDPLDSLGKSGPDMNSRSQSHLKQPGNISGSQSPVESSRSYHSKKASFDDVLEPQNTSAPPPTSTEGSFESSDDVWLTVSEIPLFTEPTSAPPPARPPPPRPTRPVKKKVNEPSISSSTNHHSYVPSSVRASVNSPTASQMDELDDFSMGRKQTAANGHPEPTSGEDSDVFSDAVASAAAMKDAMDRAEAKFRHAKERREKENLKASRSREGDHMENHDSRERELREKQVRLERERAEREAEMEKAQEKEREDREREQKRIERERERLLARQAVERATREARERAAAEAHAKVQRAAVGKASDARERAERAAVQRAHAEARERAAAGAREKAEKAAAEARERANAEAREKEARVRAERAAVERAAAEARGRAAAQAKAKHQQETNNDLDSFFNSVSRPNSAPRQRTNPLDPFQDSWNKGGSFESSRPSSQVPSRATENLRKTSSATNIVDDLSSIFGASQSGGFQDVDGETEERRRARLERHQRTQERAAKALAEKNERDLQVQREQAEKDRIGETLDVEIRRWGAGKEGNLRALLSTLQYVLWPGCGWQPVSLTDLITGASVKKVYRKATLCIHPDKVQQKGANLQQKYIAEKVFDMLKEAWNKFNSEELF; encoded by the exons ATGGATGATTTCACAGGATTGTTAGCGAGAGACTTCGGATTGAAACCACAGGGCAAATCAGCTCCGATGGCTCCTCAATCGAACTCTTCTGCCGCTGATTTCAACAGTTTCGCTTCTTCCTACAGCTTCGCCAACGCCGCCGGGAAAAAGTCCGATCCTTCGCCGGTGTTTGACGATCTTGGCCGCGATGGTGATGATCTTCTCTTCAAAGATGTGTTTAGCGGTCCAACACCAAAGTACGGATCCTCTTCTGGTGATTCTCGTTCTCCATCTGCACCGGCCTTTGACTATGATGCTATGTTTAAGGAACCCAAATCCAAATCAGCGTCCGTGCCGGTCTATGACAAGCCTGTCTACGATGATGAGGATGTGTTTGAGTCTATTCCTGAGCTCCAAATCCCTTCCACTTCTTCCCACTCAGCTAGGTTTGAGAACGTTTTCTCTTCCATCTCCACCTCACCTGCAAAGCACAGGAAACAGAACAGTTCTCCCTTCGATGATCTCATGGGCACCAATTTGGGGAAAACTGAGACAGACAGTGACCGAGAGAACAAGGGTAGCTCcgtttttgatgatttgattccCGGCTTTGGTCGCACTAGCTCCCCTCCACCTAAACG GTCTACTTCAGAAATCAGTCAATCCCAGAAATTTCCGTATCAACCTGCCAAGACATCTTCCAATCTTGTGGAAGAAGACCCATTTGTAGTCTTGGAGGAGTCTGCGTCAACCCCTAGAGAACCTTTCATGGGAGGTTTCACTGATCCATTGGAGGAAATTGGTAAATTCAATAGCTCCAGCAACAGAAATACTGATCATGCATCTGTCCATGGAGGAGTATTTGTTGAAATTGACCCCCTCGATAGTCTTGGAAAATCAGGCCCAGATATGAATAGTAGAAGCCAGAGTCATTTAAAACAACCAGGAAACATCAGTGGCTCCCAGTCACCTGTAGAAAGTTCTAGGAGTTACCATTCTAAGAAAGCTTCATTTGACGATGTTTTAGAGCCACAAAATACGAGTGCTCCACCACCTACCAGTACAGAAGGAAGTTTTGAGTCATCTGATGATGTGTGGCTTACTGTATCTGAGATCCCTCTCTTTACGGAACCTACTAGTGCTCCGCCACCTGCGAGACCTCCACCACCAAGACCTACACGTCCTGTAAAAAAGAAGGTCAACGAGCCTTCTATATCGAGCTCCACTAACCACCACTCTTATGTTCCTAGCTCAGTTAGAGCTTCTGTCAATAGCCCAACAGCATCTCAAATGGATGAACTTGATGATTTTTCTATGGGCAGAAAGCAGACCGCTGCAAATGGACACCCTGAACCTACCTCTGGTGAAGATTCTGATGTTTTCTCTGATGCTGTTGCATCAGCTGCTGCCATGAAGGATGCCATGGATAGAGCAGAAGCGAAGTTTAGACATGCTAAggaaaggagagagaaagaaaatttgaaGGCAAGTAGAAGCAGAGAAGGAGATCACATGGAGAATCATGATTCTCGGGAAAGGGAACTTCGAGAAAAGCAAGTGAGATTGGAGCGTGAAAGGGCAGAGAGGGAGGCAGAGATGGAAAAAGCCcaggagaaggagagagaggatagagaaagagagcagaaaagaattgagagagaaagggaaagaCTATTGGCAAGGCAAGCCGTAGAGAGGGCTACAAGGGAAGCACGTGAAAGAGCAGCCGCTGAAGCTCATGCGAAAGTTCAGAGAGCTGCTGTTGGGAAGGCTTCCGATGCCCGAGAGCGTGCAGAAAGAGCAGCGGTTCAAAGAGCCCATGCTGAAGCACGTGAAAGGGCAGCTGCAGGGGCACGAGAAAAAGCTGAGAAAGCTGCAGCAGAAGCTAGAGAAAGGGCGAATGCTGAAGCGCGGGAGAAGGAAGCAAGGGTTAGGGCAGAACGAGCTGCTGTGGAAAGGGCAGCTGCTGAGGCACGTGGAAGGGCAGCTGCCCAAGCTAAAGCTAAGCATCAGCAAGAAACTAACAATGATCTTGACTCCTTCTTTAACTCGGTTTCTAGACCAAACAGTGCTCCACGACAGAGAACCAACCCTTTG GATCCTTTCCAGGATTCATGGAACAAAGGAGGATCTTTCGAATCTAGCAGGCCATCTTCGCAAGTGCCCTCTAGAGCAACAGAGAACTTGAGAAAGACCTCTTCAGCAACAAACATTGTTGATGATCTCAGTTCAATATTTGGAG CTTCCCAGTCTGGTGGTTTTCAAGATGTGGATGGAGAAACTGAAGAGAGACGACGTGCCAGGCTGGAACGCCACCAGAGGACACAGGAGCGGGCT GCGAAAGCACTTGCTGAGAAAAATGAACGTGATCTTCAAGTACAAAGAGAACAAGCTGAGAAAGAT AGGATTGGTGAGACCCTGGATGTTGAGATAAGACGTTGGGGTGCGGGGAAGGAGGGAAACTTGCGTGCTCTGCTTTCGACGTTACAATAT GTTCTTTGGCCAGGATGTGGTTGGCAGCCTGTTTCATTGACCGATTTAATTACCGGTGCATCTGTCAAGAAAGTTTACAGGAAGGCTACTCTCTGTATACATCCTGACAAAGTTCAGCAAAAAGGCGCTAATCTCCAGCAGAAATACATTGCCGAGAAAGTTTTCGACATGCTCAAA GAAGCATGGAACAAGTTCAACTCCGAagaacttttttga